The following proteins come from a genomic window of Bactrocera dorsalis isolate Fly_Bdor chromosome 6, ASM2337382v1, whole genome shotgun sequence:
- the LOC125779692 gene encoding uncharacterized protein LOC125779692: MYAYASHWSHAEVAVGKIGGPGKTVEIDESKWGKRKYNKGRRVEGRWVLRMVEDGSDDLRLEVCPGNVRSAEVLIPLIEKHVAKGSIICTDCWRAYDCLASHEYKHRRVNHSDPDNPFVAEDGTHTQRIESQWRVIKRSFIKDNYNKAKIFPI, encoded by the exons ATGTATGCGTATGCATCTCATTGGTCACATGCGGAA GTAGCGGTAGGTAAAATTGGTGGCCCTGGTAAAACTGTTGAAATAGACGAAAGCAAATGGGGGAAGagaaaatacaacaaag GGCGGAGAGTCGAGGGCCGCTGGGTTCTTCGGATGGTTGAGGATGGGAGTGACGACCTTAGGCTGGAGGTATGTCCCGGCAATGTCAGGTCTGCTGAGGTGCTCATACCTTTGATAGAGAAGCACGTGGCAAAAGGCAGTATTATATGTACTGATTGCTGGAGGGCATACGACTGTCTGGCGAGTCACGAGTACAAGCACCGACGCGTTAATCACAGCGACCCCGATAATCCATTCGTTGCCGAGGACGGGACGCATACTCAACGCATCGAGTCCCAGTGGCGCGTAATTAAACGTTCTTTTATTAAGGACAATTACAATAAAGCGAAgatttttccaatttaa